One window from the genome of Jiangella alba encodes:
- a CDS encoding helix-turn-helix domain-containing protein, producing the protein MAPVVRASATHLAGMDDMAETSGPWGLEPLMDVEELAEYLGVPVTTIYDWRTNGKGPPAYRFGKRLKFAVSDVRAWLAAQREPGSG; encoded by the coding sequence ATGGCCCCGGTCGTCAGGGCGTCGGCCACGCACCTGGCCGGCATGGACGACATGGCGGAGACATCGGGCCCGTGGGGCCTGGAGCCACTCATGGACGTCGAGGAGCTGGCCGAGTATCTCGGCGTCCCGGTCACGACGATCTACGACTGGCGCACCAACGGGAAGGGTCCGCCGGCGTACCGGTTCGGGAAACGGCTCAAGTTCGCCGTCTCGGACGTGCGGGCCTGGCTGGCCGCGCAGCGCGAGCCCGGGTCGGGGTGA
- a CDS encoding ABC transporter permease — protein sequence MSTLTKITTVESKLFLRDTTSAVMTFALPIGLMAVFGSIGLGEDDPENGITKAFLPVMALALSAALLGLSVLPTVLATYREKGILRRLSTTPVHPGNVLAAQLLVNLAALVASAVMVVLLGALAFDLGTPSSVAGFLVAFALTATALFAIGLLVAALAPTGKAATSIGMLLFFPSMFFAGIWTPGDLMPSWAQPIRDVSPLGAGMEAMQDAWNGSWPGGTNLLALAVVTVVAGAVAARVFRWE from the coding sequence ATGTCCACCCTGACCAAGATCACCACCGTCGAGTCCAAGCTGTTCCTCCGCGACACCACGTCCGCCGTCATGACGTTCGCGCTGCCGATCGGCCTGATGGCCGTGTTCGGCTCCATCGGGCTGGGCGAGGACGACCCCGAGAACGGCATCACCAAGGCGTTCCTGCCGGTCATGGCGCTGGCGTTGTCGGCGGCCCTGCTCGGGCTGAGCGTCCTGCCGACGGTGCTCGCGACCTACCGCGAGAAGGGGATCCTGCGCCGGCTGTCGACGACGCCGGTGCACCCGGGCAACGTCCTGGCCGCGCAGCTGCTCGTCAACCTCGCCGCGCTGGTGGCGTCGGCGGTGATGGTGGTGCTGCTCGGCGCGCTCGCCTTCGACCTCGGCACGCCGTCGAGCGTCGCCGGCTTCCTCGTCGCGTTCGCGCTGACGGCGACGGCGCTGTTCGCGATCGGGCTGCTCGTCGCGGCGCTGGCGCCGACCGGCAAGGCGGCCACGTCGATCGGCATGCTGCTGTTCTTCCCGAGCATGTTCTTCGCCGGCATCTGGACGCCGGGCGACCTCATGCCGTCGTGGGCGCAGCCGATCCGCGACGTGTCGCCGCTGGGCGCCGGCATGGAGGCGATGCAGGACGCGTGGAACGGGTCTTGGCCCGGCGGGACGAACCTGCTGGCCCTGGCCGTCGTGACGGTCGTCGCCGGTGCGGTGGCCGCCCGGGTGTTCCGCTGGGAGTGA
- a CDS encoding PLP-dependent aminotransferase family protein, which produces MNGARLGPKDLRTLLGEWETGGQSAYHALADRIRLLIIDGRIPTRTRLPAERELADELERSRTTIVSAYRALKETGHLVSQRGSGSVVALPHAHGGPGGFPEPAVVDFARAAPAAIGGLETIIRRATERLPDVLGKSGFDLVGSLPLRERIAAHYSARGLPTHPGQLMITLGAQHAIALVARTLVRQADRVLVESPTYPHALDGLRVSGGRLVTVPVTADGWDGDRLRDALERVRPAVAYLIPDFQNPTGASMPPAQRDEVVRQARRAGTVLVIDETTADLDIDRGWTDVPFAARADGHRTVSIGSLGKSVWGGLRIGWIRADDDVVGALHTARAAGDLGTPELEQLVATEVFDDYPALVQRRTEQLRHHRDVLVRELRERLPHWDVPVPDGGASLWVGLGAPISSALALFGLTRGVSLIAGPKFGVDGAFERFLRLPYTGRVDELTRGVHLLEDTARSLPALPAGRSPQLAEVV; this is translated from the coding sequence ATGAACGGCGCGAGGCTCGGCCCGAAGGACCTGCGGACGCTGCTCGGCGAGTGGGAGACCGGCGGGCAGAGCGCGTACCACGCGCTGGCCGACCGCATCAGGCTGCTGATCATCGACGGGCGCATCCCGACGCGGACGCGGCTGCCGGCCGAACGGGAACTGGCCGACGAGCTGGAGCGCAGCCGCACGACCATCGTGTCGGCGTACCGGGCGCTGAAGGAGACCGGCCACCTCGTCAGCCAGCGCGGCTCCGGCAGCGTGGTCGCGCTGCCGCACGCGCACGGCGGGCCGGGCGGGTTCCCCGAGCCGGCCGTCGTCGACTTCGCGAGGGCGGCGCCGGCGGCGATCGGCGGGCTGGAGACGATCATCCGGCGGGCCACCGAGCGGCTCCCGGACGTCCTCGGCAAGAGCGGCTTCGACCTCGTCGGCAGCCTGCCGCTGCGCGAACGCATCGCCGCCCACTACAGCGCGCGCGGCCTGCCGACCCACCCCGGGCAGCTGATGATCACGCTCGGCGCCCAGCATGCCATCGCGCTCGTCGCGCGCACACTGGTCCGCCAGGCCGACCGCGTCCTCGTCGAGTCGCCGACGTATCCGCACGCGCTGGACGGGCTCAGGGTGAGCGGCGGCCGGCTGGTCACGGTCCCGGTGACGGCGGACGGCTGGGACGGCGACCGGTTGCGCGACGCGCTGGAACGGGTCCGGCCGGCGGTGGCGTACCTGATCCCCGACTTCCAGAACCCCACCGGCGCCTCCATGCCGCCGGCGCAACGCGACGAGGTCGTCCGGCAGGCGCGCCGCGCGGGCACCGTCCTGGTCATCGACGAGACGACGGCCGATCTCGACATCGACCGCGGCTGGACCGACGTCCCGTTCGCCGCGCGCGCCGATGGCCACCGCACCGTCAGCATCGGCTCGCTCGGCAAGAGCGTCTGGGGCGGCCTGCGTATCGGCTGGATCAGGGCCGACGACGACGTCGTGGGCGCGCTGCACACGGCCCGCGCGGCCGGCGACCTCGGGACGCCGGAGCTGGAGCAGCTGGTCGCGACGGAGGTCTTCGACGACTACCCGGCGCTGGTGCAGCGGCGCACGGAGCAGCTGCGCCACCATCGCGACGTACTGGTGCGGGAGCTGCGCGAGCGGCTGCCGCACTGGGACGTGCCGGTGCCGGACGGCGGCGCGTCGCTGTGGGTGGGCCTGGGCGCGCCGATCAGCTCGGCGCTCGCCCTGTTCGGCCTCACCCGCGGCGTCAGCCTCATCGCCGGCCCGAAGTTCGGCGTCGACGGGGCGTTCGAGCGGTTCCTGCGCCTCCCCTACACCGGCCGGGTGGACGAGCTGACGCGCGGCGTCCACCTGCTGGAGGACACCGCGCGCTCGCTCCCCGCACTCCCGGCCGGCCGGTCACCCCAGCTGGCCGAGGTGGTGTAG
- a CDS encoding tyrosine-type recombinase/integrase: MPRPRLPIGTFGEITTRRIARGRVEARTRYRDWDGKTRIVQATADTERAAERALKVKLSERSLFQGSFTELTPDSGFPALMEYWLEDLDLEDRLSPSTRELYERDMRTLVLPAFAELTLREIGVARCDRFIKQLAKQSYSRAKHARVVLRLALALAVRHEIIPRNPMDHIARLHRTPSTPDALTVPEVDAVRAAVRHWESGLSRSGPRPDGQLGQIIEVMLGSSARIGEVLAIRRCDVDVASSPPTLRIAGTIVTRRGEPAHRQDHPKTAKSRRTVALPSYAAEAVRQRLAVMRERSPEALLFCSRNGTPLTPNNVRRQLRRVMKLAEIDGVTPHAFRRTVATAVNEAAGINLAAELLGHSDTKITIDHYIRRNEMVNPVTADLLDQAFRRS; the protein is encoded by the coding sequence ATGCCTAGGCCCCGGCTGCCGATCGGCACCTTCGGCGAGATCACCACCCGAAGGATCGCCCGCGGGCGCGTCGAGGCGCGCACCCGCTACCGCGACTGGGACGGCAAGACACGTATCGTCCAGGCCACCGCCGACACCGAGCGCGCAGCCGAACGGGCACTGAAGGTGAAGCTGTCCGAGCGGTCGCTGTTCCAGGGCTCGTTCACCGAACTCACACCGGACAGCGGGTTCCCCGCCCTCATGGAGTACTGGCTCGAAGACCTCGACCTCGAGGACCGGCTGTCACCGTCCACGCGCGAACTCTACGAGCGCGACATGCGCACCCTCGTCCTGCCGGCCTTCGCCGAGCTCACCCTCCGTGAGATCGGCGTCGCCAGGTGCGACCGATTCATCAAGCAGCTGGCCAAACAGAGCTACAGCCGCGCCAAGCACGCCCGAGTCGTCCTCCGCCTCGCGCTCGCCCTGGCGGTCCGGCACGAGATCATCCCCAGAAACCCGATGGACCACATCGCCCGCCTGCACCGCACCCCGTCAACTCCGGATGCGCTCACCGTCCCCGAGGTCGACGCCGTCCGCGCCGCCGTCCGACACTGGGAGTCCGGGCTATCGCGGTCGGGCCCTCGTCCCGACGGTCAGCTCGGGCAGATCATCGAGGTCATGCTCGGTTCGTCGGCCCGAATCGGGGAGGTGCTGGCGATCCGGCGCTGCGACGTCGACGTCGCCAGCTCGCCTCCGACGCTGCGGATCGCTGGGACGATCGTGACCCGCCGTGGCGAGCCTGCACACCGTCAGGATCACCCGAAGACCGCCAAGTCCCGTCGGACCGTGGCGCTGCCGTCCTATGCGGCCGAGGCGGTCCGCCAGCGGCTCGCGGTGATGAGGGAGCGGTCCCCGGAAGCGCTGCTGTTCTGCAGCCGCAACGGGACACCGCTGACCCCGAACAACGTGCGCCGCCAGCTCCGCCGCGTCATGAAGCTGGCCGAGATCGACGGCGTCACCCCGCACGCGTTCCGCCGCACCGTCGCGACAGCGGTCAACGAAGCCGCCGGCATCAACCTCGCCGCGGAACTGCTCGGCCACAGCGACACCAAGATCACCATCGACCACTACATCCGCCGCAACGAGATGGTGAATCCCGTCACCGCCGACCTGCTCGACCAGGCCTTTCGGCGAAGCTGA
- a CDS encoding ABC transporter ATP-binding protein — MPIIDVTSLHKAYGSTVAVDDVSFSVEEGEIFGILGPNGAGKTTTVECIEGLRRPDGGSVSVLGLDPVRDRAEVRKVLGAQLQESELPEKITAAEVLDLYASFYPSPADPAELLADLGLTEKAGTRFEKLSGGQKQRLSIALALVGNPRIAVLDELTTGLDPQARRDTWQLIEQVRSRGVTIILVTHFMDEAERLCDRIALIDRGKVAAIDSPAGLIARVSAAQTLRFRPSSPLDETVLTALPDVTDVRRDGSHYVVSGTGNLPYTVITTLAAHDVVAAELRMDQASLEDAFVAMTGRTFEPAAS; from the coding sequence ATGCCGATCATCGACGTCACCAGCCTGCACAAGGCCTACGGCTCGACCGTCGCCGTCGACGACGTCTCGTTCAGCGTCGAGGAGGGCGAGATCTTCGGGATCCTCGGCCCCAACGGCGCCGGCAAGACCACCACCGTCGAGTGCATCGAAGGACTGCGGCGGCCCGACGGCGGCAGCGTCAGCGTGCTGGGCCTCGACCCCGTCCGCGACCGCGCCGAGGTGCGCAAGGTGCTCGGCGCGCAGCTGCAGGAGAGCGAGCTGCCGGAGAAGATCACCGCCGCCGAGGTGCTCGACCTCTACGCGTCGTTCTACCCGTCGCCGGCCGACCCGGCCGAGCTGCTGGCCGACCTCGGGCTGACCGAGAAGGCCGGCACCCGGTTCGAGAAGCTGTCCGGCGGGCAGAAGCAACGGCTGTCGATCGCGCTCGCGCTGGTCGGCAACCCGCGCATCGCCGTGCTCGACGAGCTGACCACCGGCCTCGACCCGCAGGCGCGGCGCGACACCTGGCAGCTGATCGAGCAGGTCCGCTCGCGCGGCGTCACGATCATCCTCGTCACGCACTTCATGGACGAGGCCGAGCGGCTGTGCGACCGCATCGCGCTGATCGACCGCGGCAAGGTCGCCGCCATCGACAGCCCGGCCGGGCTGATCGCGCGGGTGTCCGCCGCGCAGACGCTGCGGTTCCGGCCGTCGTCTCCGCTGGACGAGACCGTTCTCACCGCCCTGCCCGACGTCACCGACGTCCGCCGCGACGGCTCCCACTACGTCGTCAGCGGCACCGGCAACCTGCCCTACACCGTCATCACCACGCTGGCCGCGCACGACGTCGTCGCCGCCGAGCTGCGCATGGACCAGGCCAGTCTCGAGGACGCGTTCGTCGCGATGACCGGCCGGACCTTCGAGCCAGCGGCCAGCTGA